The Sphingomonas sp. LY54 genome includes a region encoding these proteins:
- the rseP gene encoding RIP metalloprotease RseP: protein MTILSFLLVIGPLIFIHELGHYFAGRWFGVQAETFSIGFGREVFGWTDKRGTRWKVGWLPLGGYVKFKGDMNPASQPSDEWLSLPAEERAQCFQAKPVWQRFIIVAAGPITNFLFAIIVYMGVFAAYGEPRTPAVIAYVAPGSAAESAGIRPGDQILTINGLRISRFEDIGAYVQIRPEKPLAVELARGDDRLTVRTVARAEVQRDSFGNEARIGRLGVSPVGNRVFHDVPVWELPIAAVRHTADTVKMMVVTLGQVITGDRSMKEMGGPLKIAQYSGQQASVGWFSFLMFMTVISINLGFINLLPIPLLDGGHLAFYTIEAVRRKPLKPEAQEWAFRTGLAALLALMMFVTLNDLASFGVWKKLGGLIG from the coding sequence ATGACGATCCTGAGCTTCCTGCTCGTGATCGGGCCGCTCATCTTCATCCACGAGCTCGGCCATTATTTCGCCGGCCGCTGGTTCGGCGTGCAGGCGGAGACTTTCTCGATCGGATTCGGCAGGGAAGTGTTCGGCTGGACCGACAAGCGCGGCACGCGCTGGAAGGTGGGCTGGCTGCCGCTCGGCGGCTACGTCAAGTTCAAGGGCGACATGAACCCGGCCAGCCAGCCCTCCGACGAATGGCTGTCGCTTCCCGCCGAGGAGCGGGCGCAATGCTTCCAGGCCAAGCCGGTGTGGCAGCGCTTCATCATCGTCGCCGCGGGCCCGATCACCAACTTTCTGTTCGCGATCATCGTCTACATGGGCGTGTTCGCCGCTTATGGCGAGCCGCGCACGCCGGCGGTGATCGCCTATGTCGCGCCCGGTTCTGCGGCCGAGAGCGCGGGCATCCGCCCCGGCGACCAGATCCTCACGATCAACGGCCTGCGCATCTCCCGCTTCGAGGATATCGGCGCCTATGTGCAGATCCGCCCGGAGAAGCCGCTCGCGGTCGAGCTGGCGCGGGGCGACGATCGCCTGACCGTTCGCACGGTGGCCCGTGCCGAGGTCCAGCGCGACAGCTTCGGCAACGAGGCCCGCATTGGGCGCCTCGGCGTGAGCCCGGTCGGCAATCGCGTCTTCCACGACGTGCCGGTCTGGGAACTGCCGATCGCGGCGGTTCGGCATACTGCCGACACAGTGAAGATGATGGTCGTGACATTGGGCCAGGTCATCACCGGCGACCGCTCGATGAAGGAAATGGGCGGGCCGCTGAAGATCGCCCAATATTCCGGTCAGCAGGCGAGTGTAGGCTGGTTCAGCTTCCTGATGTTCATGACCGTGATTTCAATTAATCTGGGATTCATCAACCTGTTGCCAATCCCCTTGCTCGATGGCGGGCATCTGGCCTTCTACACGATCGAGGCGGTGCGACGGAAACCACTGAAGCCGGAGGCGCAGGAATGGGCGTTCAGGACCGGGCTCGCGGCGCTATTGGCGCTGATGATGTTCGTGACCCTGAACGATCTGGCGTCTTTCGGCGTCTGGAAGAAGCTTGGCGGGTTGATCGGCTGA